The nucleotide sequence CACAGCACCCTACTACAGAAGTCCTGGTGCACCAAGAACCCAGGCCATTGTTTGAACAGGAGCCTTCCATGATGATACCCCAGTACCAAGGAGAATCTGGGCAGGACCCCTCTCAGAATCCCATGTTGGAGTCCCTCATGCCagaaatgcagcagcagcagccaccaaTGCATGCCTACCCATCTTATCCACCACCCAACCTGGAGGAGGATGGCATGGAGGCAGAGGAGGATGGACTGGCTCCTTTAGAGAGTCAGCCCATTACATTCACACCAGAGGAGATGGAGAAATACAGCAAGCTGCAAcaggctgcacagcaacacatcCAACAGCAGCTTATGGCCAAGCAGGTGAAGACgtttccctctgctgctgcgGCCGCAGCCGCAGCTGCTGCAGCCGCAGCCAACATGGCCCCGGCTCCCCCTCCCCCAACCCTGCAGCAGATCCACATTCAGCAGCCcactgtgtctgtagcctccgGCACGTCAATCACCACAGTGCAGCACGCCATCCTGCAGCACCATGCTGCCACTGCTGCAGCCATGGGCATCCACCCAGCGCATGCCCACCACCCACATCCTGCACATGCCCAGTTGGCCCAGGTACACCACATTCCCCAGCACCACCTTACCCCCATCTCCTTGTCTCAATTTGGCCACTCCCTTGGTCATTCTCTGGGACACTCACTCGGACATGCTGGGTTGATTCCTGCCCACCATACGGCCTTTCTCTCTGGTCAGCCTATACATATTATCCCAGCTTCTGCACTTCACCACACCCCCTTAGCTCTCCACCATGTACCACATACAGCCCTGTACCCCACACTTTTCACACCCCGGCCCTCACAGGccgctgcagcagcagctctccAACTCCACCCACTGCTACACCCAATCTTCTCAGGGCAGGACCTCCAGCACCCACCTAATCATGGCTCTTGAATAAAAATGCAAGTGAAGGAGTGTAGTCCCAGCACCCAACTACTAGAGGAAAGACTTAACCTAACCGGCTTGGTTTTGGGTTTTAAGATAAAGTCTTTGCGACAACAGGCAGGCAGTGAGACAGGAAGCTGTCATTAAACCACCATATTACTGACCTACACAGTGCAGTAAGTTGTAGCCACAAAGTGGTGCTGCTTGTGTCGGGTTCAGAATTGACACTGACATTTTCTTCTggcttatgtttttttttttcctccatgttTTGCCCTGAATTTTTAAAACAGTGTAGATTTACCGAGACTTCCTCAAGACATTGGTTTATGTACCAGCTGGGTGTATATTAACACCACCCCTTTTTGAATGATAATTCAAAGAAACCActggatgtgtttttgtttcccatataaaataattttctcaCAGGTTTTGCTCACTTTGGCAGCCAAAGAGAGATGTAATGGCTGAAACTATAAGCAGAATCATGTTAGGATGATGAGAAAGTGGGGTTCTAGAGAGGAACAGCTCCAGTTCTGTAATGTAACTTTCAGAGACAGTTTAGTTCTGTTCAGTACTATTTATCTTGTCATATGACTACTTGCTCTCTATTGGATCCTTGGTCTCAAATAATTTGTAATGCAGTAACTTGTACATATATCAGTGTGTTATGTGAAGAATCCCATCAGTGATGACCATATGAAATTACAGCTGTGGTGTCCAAATAGAAATAACATTGTCACATAGGAACCTCCCTCTCTAAGCGAGGGGAAATGTGATGTAGGGGTTTTAACATCCCTGATGCTCTGAGGCAAAGCTCATGTTCCCTGTGGTGAGGGAACACCTGAATAAATTGCACTGAAATCTGTACATCGAGATGGTGCGTTTGCATCATGTAACAAGATTGTAGTATACTGcaataattgtatttttctgtttttaaattattttccaaaatgttcttCAGAAGAAGGgctgtgttttgcttttgtgtaattttgtaaataaaactgctgtagATTAACCTATTAACATTCTAGAGGTTTGAGACTGGCATTGGGGAAAAAATTAATGACAAGATGGGTAAAAGATGGTCACGTACGTATTTTATCAAGGTTGTTTCTAAAGGACCCCTGCTAAAATAAGCTGGGATGGCAAAGTATAGTGACCTGTCAAACAGTAGCAactctgtattttttaaaaacttaacgtttcagcaaataaaatcttgagttcatgtgttttttttctctccatattATGTTGGGTTAATGAAATTCACTCAGTGGTAATTTCATCTGGGATAGTCAAACAACCCCTGCAGAGGTCACTGTTAAAATTTAACACTAGATGGTGCCCTAGTTGCCTTGAAAAGGCTTGTGAAAGCAGTAAATCCACAAAATGCATGTTAACAGGAGAGTTAAGGGAAAGCtgtaattagggctgggcgatatcgccaaaaatgtcatcacaataaaaaaatatatcattcagtaaaaacagtcaaatcagtatttctttcaagtttaaagatttgctcctgagtgaaagttgaagaaatcagagggttaattgtggtttcaaactattctttatggtcagaacatgacagtcatttttattatgatttcacaaatctgaggtagaacgttcaaaacaattttaatgataaaaataaaactattatgCACAAgcaaaattaagtaaaatctttgtcattttccctcaacaaaataaatatcttaatagaaaaataatagaaaagtgTTATTTTTGCGATTAAATtatcaaacatttgttatatttctatCAAAGAAAATTAtcgttttattgcccagccctggcTCTAATTAACTTGTCAAAAATCAGTTGGTGAAGATATACCAAGGAaatgaaacatgttttattctgttaaGAGAATTAAATCACTCACATAGTGAGGCTAGACCCACACATAAATGCAAGAGAAGGTGTAAAAGAATTACAGAATAATTGCAGCTTGATCCTTGTTGCCAACCTGTTTATCTCTGGTGTATAACCTTAGCTACACAAACAAAGATTCTCCAGGGAGTAATACTAAATTTGCAATGTAATAAAACATGGAGCATTATGAGTATTTCCACACTATTATTTCTGTCTCTGAACCATGCTTGACAATGCAGAATGACACTGACATTACTAATGACAGATTGAGGAacaaaacagtttgtttttttactggaGGCAAAGGCAAGTATAGTATAAAGATCAgtttgtaggatttttaaaatgCCATTTGGGTACAGTGATTGACAGTATCAGAGGGGTTTCGATAAAGACTAGAGTAGGGATGTGTGGCAGTAATCTGAGGAAAGCAGCATACCTATTATAAAGTTCAATTCTCTCTTGAGAGTTTCAAGTGGAATACTGTATGTAATTGAGGTCTTTTTTGGCCATTTTACAGGTGcccaaattaattaaaatgatgggaaacaaactttttaatggcacaatttctttttaaaaatctttactTAAATCTGATGCAAAAAATTCAGTTCTGCCACTTTTCATATCATGAGGGATGATGTGCGGCAGAAATGTCCACAACTGCTCAAAAACCGGGCTGTGGATGGATGGTGGTCAGCCCAGGTATCGGATTACCAGGAACAACAAGACGCAGGTCAACAGCATGCCTCCAATCATGATGAGCTTATCTTGGGTGGCTCGCCTCTCTATCAGTCTCATCACTGTGTTGGACAGCCCTAACATGTTggccacatccagcatcttcttATGGGTCCCCTGTGCAGAGCCAAACCAGTAATGAGAGTTGTGGGTTAAATCAGGCAATAACAGCTATACAAAAAAGGTTGTGGAAAATCCAGGCATTACatgataacattgtaattaTCTACACTAATTCATCTGATTTTGGGAGACGTTGAGTGCACAACACCCTCCCTGACGCGTCGCTCCGTCAGAAGTTTCTCATGGCTAGACAACCGGGCTATGAGTGCTGATCAACAGACACACCCTGATAAGAGGAGGCCTGAAGCAAAAACCAGGAAAACCATCTCCTCCCTGGAAATAAGGACTCACCCTCTTAACTGAGCACATACACAGTAACAATGAGGCTATTGTGATAAATGTGGACACTGGAAACTGGGTCAGGGAACATAATTTAAACCAGTATCTATCCTGGGAATGTACCCTTGTATACTGGTTCCTTTCTCTAGAAAACCAAATAAAAGTAAGTGATGGCCGCCTGCCCGCTACTTTTCTAGATCTTGTATCAAATCATATGCACACACCTTCAGTGTAGATCTTTGATCTCTGAGACCGTTGAGGATGCCAGCGCCGCTGCCCAGGAGGTCATCCATGCCTCTGTGTGCGTTGTGCAAGCTGGAGTTTAACTGTAGGGTTTCATCTATGGGGATGGAGGTATCGGCGTCCTATTGAACGAGAACactttttaatttcacattaatCAGCTTGAGACATTTGCATGTTGCATCCAGGGAGCTGGCTTGTGTGTCAACCAGACAAAGACGAGTAAAGTTCACTGAACACTACCACATTTTTATCAATCCAAGACTTTGACCTCTGAACGCTGGATTCATGCCCAATAAAGTGATTGCAAACTTCACTAGCCCGAACCTGAGCTTGGTAGCAACATTATTATCCAGTTTACTTCCCGACCAAGGTACATTTGGCTTACGTTGGTCGTGAAGGTACGGCTCATGAgttcctccctgtctctctcctggGCCTCTCTGGCATAGCGTCGATGCTGGAAATTTTGTAGGGCAGTCCGAAGGTGTTGGACGTCATACTTAAGCTGGTCCACTCGCCTGAGGGAAAGCAAAGAGAATACAGTAAAACTGTTCAACCTTGGTTATGAAGTGGACAAAAGCTCTCTCTAAAACTGTGCAAAATGTTCTCTTTTTTACCACACACTCACTTACCTCGATATATTTTACAACAATGCATCATTCCACTTCATCCTATAAGTAATTCTAACAGTTAATAATTGTTCTGGTTGATGAGAACATTTCTTGACTATTAGATTCTCTCACAGTCTCCCCTCTCCTTAGCCTCATTCAGGCCCCACTAGAGCTCTTCTAAGATCAGACGAGTGCCTTGGGATGAGGTGTACTGTGTCCCCTAAGGCCTGTTTACCCAGCTCAGAAGTGAATCTTTGCCCAATGCAGCAGGAATGCTGGTGATGACGAGGCTTCTGAGGAAATGTTTTCATAGAGCCACGTCGCCACAGGCAGGACAGGGCTGTGGGTCTCATCTTCTACACCCTCCCCCGTGCCTTTATGAGATATGTTTCACCCTGCCAGCTCTGGGGCTTTAGGGTCACCATCAACTGACTCACTCCAAACTCACAATTTGGCGTTCTGGCGGCGGTTTGGTGGTTCCTTGCTGGCCAGGATCTCAAGGCGTTCTAAATGATTGAAGATCTGGTCGATTCTAGCCTGCAGTTCATTTTCTAACACTTGAAAattgaggaaaaacaaaaaatcagaGAACATAAAAATAACTACAGTCAATTTGGTATAATTACAGGATGGCAAACATTACATCACATTTCCCTCCTGGATCAATTCCATATGATCAGGTAAAAATGAACCCTTGCtaaatgtaatacatttgtTTGAAAAAAGGATTTATTACTTTCCCAACTTCATACACTCAAGTGTGAGTGCAgctgtgtttatcagtggacTGACCCACACTCATTAGATAGGCTTAGCATGCTACATCCTCCTCTGGGTTAAAACACAAGTTGATGTCATAATTaggaaagaggagggagggggtgtCTACTGCCTGGTTCTCACTATTATCTAGAAGAAGTCCTTCCAGCTTCTGTCCCTGCACACACCCCACTTCTTCCTGCCCTGGCACCAGCCTGGCCCAGAACTTGGGCAGGCACCAACTAGTTAGACACCAGCCCCCCACTTCCCCACCGCCATTATATGAGAGCAGCCATAACACGGAGTCTGTACTGAATAGAAATTCAGAAACAGTTCAAAGGAGGTGGTGGAGCTCACTACTCACAGTGCACTGACTGACGATCCGTCTTCTCCAGATTGCCCATAAAAGACTGCACCTCCTGGATTTGCCTAATCCAGAACAAACATAACGATAGTgaatgaaaaccaaaacacaaccTGGCGGTTCCGtgaattatttaaacatttacgAACATAAATGAACATCcgtgttaatattttattaatcaataatcttaacatgctgacattagTTTGGTAAAATGGCTGAAGTTAAATCATTAAGTTAATTAGCTAGTTCGTTACACTTGTGAGCTAGCTGAGTCTGCAGTTTGCTCAGATGAAAGACACTCACTTGTTTGTCTGATGGTACAGCGACTCCATCTTCCGTGATTTGTTGAAACGATGTGTTTCCCTTTGCTTTGTAAcgttactttattttaaaacgCCTTTATTCTGACAGgtagctaagctagctagctaacggtACTGGAGTGTACACGTCATCACCGAGCCTTTGTGTACGGAAGTAGGAAAGCGGAAGCTCTGCAGCGTCACCCGAGAGAGGCGAAACATGAAGAGGGCTCACTCTGTCTCGGATTTTGAacactgaaaatgtaattacaaaTATGTACTTAAGCTTTTGCCTCTCTAACTTCTATTTCTCTAAAATTTTTGAGAGGCAAAGACGGTTAAATGGTTTATTTCCCGTCGATAAAACCGTAGTTAATACCTTAATTTAATCAAACAAGATGACATATGATATGTTTATCAATTAACGATCTTTGGCTTACATAAATGCTGAAGAAACACCACCTAGTGGCAATACCGCTCAGTAGTAGATAAACTGCAAAGAAACATAATACAAATTCCATCGTTTAATAAACTTTATGAATTGTCCTTATTGGTTTTAAATCCTAAATGCTGTGATGCATCACTAAGGTGAAACAGGACACCAAATCTTAGCAATGAATGCCATGCAGACACTGAATCGTGTTTGATGCTTCACAACTCCCAAGAATGGACAAGTCAGGTTTCAGTTCAATTGATGCTAAACTTCCCAAATTTAAATCTAGGCTGTAGGCTATGTTTTCCATTATATTTGATATGCTCTTAAACGTAATAGTTGACAGTTGTGATAGCAGAGATCCTTTCCTCTACCAAGACAAGCTCTGACAGCATATAGCATAATCTGTTGACATGTAGACATGTGACAGGAAAGACCCTGTGAAACATGTCCTGGGGCTAGCTTTTGTCAGCTCACCCCGATTCGGTCTAATTAGGCTATCCTCTTTTTCCACAGATAGGTGTCAGAGTATTTCTTGTCTGTCCATCTAGAGGCGTCCTTCTTGCCTGCGGTCAGAGACACCAAAACTAATGATATCAAACTTTTCATAGTGAGGTAAGATTACAAGTCACAGATCACTGCAGAGAGGATGTCTGAGGAAGGAGACGGGTTGTTTGTGAAATTTGTGAATTGAGTATTGTGTGAAAGTGGAATGATTTGATTTCCCAGAATAAGCTGAGAAAATTTCACAATAGTTCCTTGATGATTTATTGGGAGGAAAATCATCCTGGGGCGCTGCCTGGCACCATAACAAAACCACATCTCAATCACCTTGCTCCTACCCTCCATGGCTGTGCTGTCTACTAAACTGGGAGGGGAGAATCAATGAGACCAGGAGCAAGCTAAGCAAAGTCAAGCATCCTTTAATTAGTGCAGTGAGCTGTGACAAGCTCCTGTTTGGCTGTGATAGCTGTGTTTGTTTACCCCATTCAGCACAGCaatgagaaatcagcccagacaGTTTTCCGTGGCTGCCTGATGGTACTTGAGTTGATGGTTGTATCTTCAGGCTAGACACTTCTCAACAGAGGTCCTTTTCACCCACCCCCACGTCAGGAACCTTGAGATCTGTTCATGCCACTTCTTGCTCTAGCTGTTCACCGTTTTTGGTTGTCATAACACATCCCCGGGGCAGTGGTTGGATGTGCACAGCTTTAACCTGTTGCTTAGAGTAGAGAAGAAGTAGAGACAGGGTGAAATAAGGCCCCCCTCAAACCATTTCTAAACAGTACATGAAGCACgtttacctctctctctctctctctctctctctctctcaaggtCGTGGGGTTCTCTTTGTCTGCCCTTTATCTTTCAGCCCTGAGGAAAGGATGAGATGAGCTTACTGGTTTTCCTCCACACCTGAGCACCACGGGCACAAACTGGAATCCAGACTCCAGGTGTGGAGCATGATCACGCCACTCCAACTGACCAAGAGACCACATGTGTAGTTTAAATGTCACTGCCATAGTTTTATGCACATTCATGGGTTCTGTCCAGTTATTACTTCCGCCATGAAAGGTATGCCTTAGGtcccatttgtttttgtgtctgcttGTTAGTTATAAGTATATgtcaaacactttttaaaa is from Micropterus dolomieu isolate WLL.071019.BEF.003 ecotype Adirondacks linkage group LG02, ASM2129224v1, whole genome shotgun sequence and encodes:
- the gosr2 gene encoding Golgi SNAP receptor complex member 2 yields the protein MESLYHQTNKQIQEVQSFMGNLEKTDRQSVHLLENELQARIDQIFNHLERLEILASKEPPNRRQNAKLRVDQLKYDVQHLRTALQNFQHRRYAREAQERDREELMSRTFTTNDADTSIPIDETLQLNSSLHNAHRGMDDLLGSGAGILNGLRDQRSTLKGTHKKMLDVANMLGLSNTVMRLIERRATQDKLIMIGGMLLTCVLLFLVIRYLG